The Punica granatum isolate Tunisia-2019 chromosome 4, ASM765513v2, whole genome shotgun sequence genome has a window encoding:
- the LOC116203310 gene encoding hydroxymethylglutaryl-CoA lyase, mitochondrial-like isoform X3: protein MLVTSGLPVVEATTFVCPKWVPQLGDAKDVMEAIQSIEGIRFPVLTPNLNGFGAAVAAGAKEVAVFAAASESLSKSNINCTIEDSLKRYYEVALAAQKLSIPVHGYISCVVGYPVEGMVPPSKVAYVAKELDAIGCSEISLGDTIGVGTPVPMLEAVMDIVPVNKLAVHFHDTYGQDLSNILVSLQTGISTVDSSVAGLGGCPYAKGASGNVATEDVVYMLNGLGVKTNVDLKQLMQAGDFICQHLGRRSRSKTAVALSRSTAHSSKL from the exons ATGCTAGTCACTTCCGGTCTGCCAGTAGTTGAGGCCACGACTTTTGTCTGCCCAAAATGGGTACCGCAG CTTGGAGATGCCAAAGATGTGATGGAAGCCATTCAAAGCATTGAAGGGATAAGGTTTCCTGTCTTAACTCCTAATCTCAAT GGTTTTGGAGCAGCTGTTGCAGCAGGGGCCAAGGAAGTTGCAGTCTTTGCTGCTGCTTCCGAGTCtttatcaaaatcaaatatcAATTGCACCATCGAAGATAGTCTCAAGCGGTATTATGAAGTTGCTCTGGCTGCTCAGAAGCTATCGATTCCAGTTCACGG ATATATATCCTGTGTTGTTGGGTATCCAGTGGAAGGAATGGTACCGCCATCAAAAGTAGCATATGTGGCAAAAGAGCTTGATGCGATCGGCTGCTCTGAGATTTCCCTTGGTGATACAATCGGTGTTGGTACTCCTG TTCCTATGCTAGAAGCAGTCATGGACATTGTGCCTGTCAATAAGCTCGCTGTCCATTTTCATGACACTTATGGACAAGACCTTTCCAATATTTTAGTCTCTCTTCAG ACGGGGATTTCTACTGTGGATTCATCGGTCGCGGGTCTCGGGGGATGTCCTTATGCTAAGGGCGCTTCAGGGAATGTAGCTACCGAGGACGTCGTATATATGTTGAATGGGCTCGGAGTAAAGACCAACGTGGACCTCAAGCAGCTCATGCAGGCTGGGGACTTCATATGCCAGCACCTGGGCCGCCGCTCAAGGTCGAAAACTGCAGTTGCCCTGAGTAGAAGTACTGCTCATTCGTCCAAGCTTTAA
- the LOC116203310 gene encoding hydroxymethylglutaryl-CoA lyase, mitochondrial-like isoform X1, producing MLVTSGLPVVEATTFVCPKWVPQLGDAKDVMEAIQSIEGIRFPVLTPNLNGFGAAVAAGAKEVAVFAAASESLSKSNINCTIEDSLKRYYEVALAAQKLSIPVHGYISCVVGYPVEGMVPPSKVAYVAKELDAIGCSEISLGDTIGVGTPGTVVPMLEAVMDIVPVNKLAVHFHDTYGQDLSNILVSLQTGISTVDSSVAGLGGCPYAKGASGNVATEDVVYMLNGLGVKTNVDLKQLMQAGDFICQHLGRRSRSKTAVALSRSTAHSSKL from the exons ATGCTAGTCACTTCCGGTCTGCCAGTAGTTGAGGCCACGACTTTTGTCTGCCCAAAATGGGTACCGCAG CTTGGAGATGCCAAAGATGTGATGGAAGCCATTCAAAGCATTGAAGGGATAAGGTTTCCTGTCTTAACTCCTAATCTCAAT GGTTTTGGAGCAGCTGTTGCAGCAGGGGCCAAGGAAGTTGCAGTCTTTGCTGCTGCTTCCGAGTCtttatcaaaatcaaatatcAATTGCACCATCGAAGATAGTCTCAAGCGGTATTATGAAGTTGCTCTGGCTGCTCAGAAGCTATCGATTCCAGTTCACGG ATATATATCCTGTGTTGTTGGGTATCCAGTGGAAGGAATGGTACCGCCATCAAAAGTAGCATATGTGGCAAAAGAGCTTGATGCGATCGGCTGCTCTGAGATTTCCCTTGGTGATACAATCGGTGTTGGTACTCCTG GTACAGTAGTTCCTATGCTAGAAGCAGTCATGGACATTGTGCCTGTCAATAAGCTCGCTGTCCATTTTCATGACACTTATGGACAAGACCTTTCCAATATTTTAGTCTCTCTTCAG ACGGGGATTTCTACTGTGGATTCATCGGTCGCGGGTCTCGGGGGATGTCCTTATGCTAAGGGCGCTTCAGGGAATGTAGCTACCGAGGACGTCGTATATATGTTGAATGGGCTCGGAGTAAAGACCAACGTGGACCTCAAGCAGCTCATGCAGGCTGGGGACTTCATATGCCAGCACCTGGGCCGCCGCTCAAGGTCGAAAACTGCAGTTGCCCTGAGTAGAAGTACTGCTCATTCGTCCAAGCTTTAA
- the LOC116203310 gene encoding hydroxymethylglutaryl-CoA lyase, mitochondrial-like isoform X2: MLVTSGLPVVEATTFVCPKWVPQLGDAKDVMEAIQSIEGIRFPVLTPNLNGFGAAVAAGAKEVAVFAAASESLSKSNINCTIEDSLKRYYEVALAAQKLSIPVHGYISCVVGYPVEGMVPPSKVAYVAKELDAIGCSEISLGDTIGVGTPVVPMLEAVMDIVPVNKLAVHFHDTYGQDLSNILVSLQTGISTVDSSVAGLGGCPYAKGASGNVATEDVVYMLNGLGVKTNVDLKQLMQAGDFICQHLGRRSRSKTAVALSRSTAHSSKL; the protein is encoded by the exons ATGCTAGTCACTTCCGGTCTGCCAGTAGTTGAGGCCACGACTTTTGTCTGCCCAAAATGGGTACCGCAG CTTGGAGATGCCAAAGATGTGATGGAAGCCATTCAAAGCATTGAAGGGATAAGGTTTCCTGTCTTAACTCCTAATCTCAAT GGTTTTGGAGCAGCTGTTGCAGCAGGGGCCAAGGAAGTTGCAGTCTTTGCTGCTGCTTCCGAGTCtttatcaaaatcaaatatcAATTGCACCATCGAAGATAGTCTCAAGCGGTATTATGAAGTTGCTCTGGCTGCTCAGAAGCTATCGATTCCAGTTCACGG ATATATATCCTGTGTTGTTGGGTATCCAGTGGAAGGAATGGTACCGCCATCAAAAGTAGCATATGTGGCAAAAGAGCTTGATGCGATCGGCTGCTCTGAGATTTCCCTTGGTGATACAATCGGTGTTGGTACTCCTG TAGTTCCTATGCTAGAAGCAGTCATGGACATTGTGCCTGTCAATAAGCTCGCTGTCCATTTTCATGACACTTATGGACAAGACCTTTCCAATATTTTAGTCTCTCTTCAG ACGGGGATTTCTACTGTGGATTCATCGGTCGCGGGTCTCGGGGGATGTCCTTATGCTAAGGGCGCTTCAGGGAATGTAGCTACCGAGGACGTCGTATATATGTTGAATGGGCTCGGAGTAAAGACCAACGTGGACCTCAAGCAGCTCATGCAGGCTGGGGACTTCATATGCCAGCACCTGGGCCGCCGCTCAAGGTCGAAAACTGCAGTTGCCCTGAGTAGAAGTACTGCTCATTCGTCCAAGCTTTAA
- the LOC116202878 gene encoding serine carboxypeptidase-like 45, with the protein MKLKQWTIAATICSILLQIYPTLSEKITSLPGQPPVSFQQYSGYITVDEKQHRALFYYFAEAETSPTSKPLVLWLNGGPGCSSVGAGAFSEHGPFKPKGDNLLKNEYSWNKEANMLYLESPAGVGFSYSANTTFYKLINDKITAWDNLVFLENWLKKFPQYKSQDLYIAGESYAGHYVPQLAQLVVQSKKFNVKGIAIGNPLLEFNIDLNSRAMYLWSHGLISDSTYEKFTFVCNFSTIQRQAGSGTLTPVCQSVNNIAGREVGNLINAYDITLDVCLSSAASQSIKLNQLQDTEEIDVCVEDETFKYLNRKDVQAAFHARLVGVTRWSICSKVLHYDYQNLEVPMIPVLSKLVKSGIRVLVYSGDQDSVVPLTGTRTIVNVLAKKLGLNMSGQYRAWYEGRQVGGWIQDYGRHLSFATIRGASHQAPFSQPERSLVLFASFVRGKPLPAALSSSTSDDQTP; encoded by the exons ATGAAGCTAAAGCAATGGACTATAGCTGCAACAATCTGCAGCATTCTCCTCCAAATCTACCCAACATTATCCGAGAAGATCACGAGCTTACCGGGACAGCCCCCGGTGAGTTTCCAGCAGTACTCGGGTTACATCACCGTCGATGAGAAGCAGCACAGAGCTCTCTTCTACTACTTTGCTGAGGCAGAAACAAGCCCCACTTCGAAGCCTCTCGTCCTCTGGCTGAATGGAG GACCAGGATGTTCATCTGTCGGGGCTGGAGCATTCTCCGAGCACGGGCCCTTCAAGCCCAAAGGAGACAATCTTCTTAAGAATGAGTATAGCTGGAACAAAG AAGCAAACATGCTGTATTTGGAATCCCCTGCCGGAGTCGGCTTCTCGTACTCAGCGAACACAACTTTCTACAAACTCATCAATGACAAGATTACAG CGTGGGATAATCTTGTGTTCCTCGAGAACTGGTTAAAGAAGTTCCCGCAGTACAAGAGCCAAGATCTGTACATTGCAGGGGAGAGCTACGCAG GACATTATGTTCCACAACTTGCACAGCTCGTGGTTCAGTCCAAGAAGTTCAACGTGAAGGGAATAGCC ATTGGGAATCCTCTTCTGGAGTTCAACATCGACCTCAATTCCCGGGCCATGTACTTGTGGTCCCATGGGCTGATCTCAGACTCGACCTATGAGAAGTTCACCTTCGTGTGCAACTTCTCAACCATCCAAAGGCAAGCGGGGAGTGGCACCCTCACTCCGGTTTGCCAGAGTGTGAATAACATTGCTGGAAGAGAAGTCGGCAACTTGATCAACGCATATGACATCACCCTCGACGTCTGCTTGTCCTCCGCTGCTTCTCAGTCTATTAAGCTGAATCAACTC CAAGATACCGAGGAGATAGATGTCTGCGTAGAGGATGAGACATTCAAGTACTTGAACAGGAAAGATGTGCAGGCAGCTTTTCATGCTCGGCTGGTCGGTGTCACAAGATGGTCCATTTGCAGCAA GGTGCTCCACTATGACTACCAAAATCTCGAAGTGCCCATGATTCCGGTGTTGTCCAAGCTCGTAAAGTCTGGGATACGGGTCCTAGTCTACAG TGGAGATCAAGACTCCGTGGTTCCACTCACCGGAACACGAACAATCGTGAATGTCCTGGCAAAGAAACTGGGACTGAACATGTCTGGACAGTATAGAGCTTGGTACGAGGGAAGACAG GTTGGTGGATGGATACAAGATTACGGGAGACATTTGTCGTTCGCGACCATAAGAGGGGCATCGCATCAAGCTCCATTTTCACAGCCAGAGAGATCGCTCGTGCTCTTCGCATCCTTCGTCCGAGGGAAGCCCTTGCCTGCAGccctctcctcctccacctctGATGACCAAACTCCATAA
- the LOC116202481 gene encoding serine carboxypeptidase-like 45, with amino-acid sequence MKLKQWTIAATICSILLQIYPTSSEKITSLPGQPPVSFQQHSGYITIDEKQHRALFYYFAEAETSPTSKPLVLWLNGGPGCSSVGAGAFCEHGPFKPRGDILLKNEYSWNKEANMLYLESPAGVGFSYSANTTFYKLINDEITAWDNLVFLENWLKKFPQYKSRDLYIAGESYAGHYVPQLAQLVVQSKKLNLKGIAIGNPLLEFNIDFNSRAVYLWSHGLISDWTYEKFTFMCNFSTIRRQAQSGTLTPVCQSVISLVGREIGNFIDTYDITLDVCLSSAASQSIKLNQLQDTEEIDVCVEDETFKYLNRKDVQAAFHARLVGVTRWSICSEVLHYDYQNLEVPMIPVLSKLVKSGIRVLVYSGDQDSVLPLTGTRTIVNVLAKQLGLNMSGLYRAWYEGRQVGGWTQDYGRYLSFATIRGASHEAPFSQPERSLMLFASFVRGKPLPAALSSSTSDDQTP; translated from the exons ATGAAGCTAAAGCAATGGACTATAGCTGCAACAATCTGCAGCATTCTCCTCCAAATCTACCCGACATCATCCGAGAAGATCACGAGCTTACCGGGACAGCCCCCGGTGAGTTTCCAGCAGCACTCGGGTTACATCACCATCGATGAGAAGCAGCACAGAGCTCTCTTCTACTACTTCGCTGAGGCAGAAACAAGCCCCACTTCGAAGCCTCTCGTCCTCTGGCTCAATGGAG GACCGGGATGTTCGTCTGTCGGGGCTGGAGCATTCTGCGAGCATGGGCCCTTCAAGCCCAGAGGAGACATTCTTCTTAAGAATGAGTATAGCTGGAACAAAG AAGCAAACATGCTGTATCTGGAATCCCCTGCCGGAGTCGGCTTCTCATACTCGGCGAACACAACTTTCTACAAACTCATCAATGATGAGATTACAG CGTGGGATAATCTCGTGTTCCTTGAGAACTGGTTAAAGAAGTTCCCCCAGTACAAGAGCCGAGATCTGTACATTGCAGGGGAGAGCTACGCAG GACATTATGTCCCACAACTTGCACAGCTAGTGGTTCAGTCCAAGAAGCTCAACTTGAAGGGAATAGCC ATTGGGAATCCTCTTCTGGAGTTCAACATCGACTTCAATTCCCGGGCCGTGTACTTGTGGTCCCATGGGCTGATCTCAGACTGGACCTATGAGAAGTTCACCTTCATGTGCAACTTCTCAACCATCCGAAGGCAAGCACAGAGTGGCACTCTCACTCCGGTTTGCCAGAGTGTGATTAGCCTTGTTGGAAGAGAAATTGGCAACTTTATCGACACATATGACATCACCCTCGACGTCTGCTTGTCCTCTGCTGCTTCTCAGTCTATTAAGCTGAATCAACTC CAAGATACCGAGGAGATAGATGTCTGCGTAGAGGATGAGACATTCAAGTACTTGAACAGGAAAGATGTGCAGGCAGCTTTTCATGCTCGGCTGGTCGGTGTCACGAGATGGTCCATTTGCAGCGA GGTGCTCCACTATGACTACCAAAATCTCGAAGTGCCCATGATTCCGGTGTTGTCCAAGCTCGTAAAGTCTGGGATACGAGTTCTAGTCTACAG TGGAGATCAAGACTCTGTACTTCCACTCACCGGAACACGAACAATCGTGAATGTCCTGGCAAAGCAACTGGGACTGAACATGTCTGGACTGTATAGAGCTTGGTACGAGGGAAGACAG GTTGGTGGATGGACACAAGATTATGGGAGGTATTTGTCGTTCGCAACCATAAGAGGGGCATCGCATGAAGCTCCATTTTCACAGCCAGAGAGATCGCTCATGCTCTTCGCATCCTTCGTCCGAGGGAAGCCCTTGCCAGCAGccctctcctcctccacctctGATGATCAAACTCCATAA